In the Nothobranchius furzeri strain GRZ-AD chromosome 15, NfurGRZ-RIMD1, whole genome shotgun sequence genome, one interval contains:
- the pgd gene encoding 6-phosphogluconate dehydrogenase, decarboxylating: MAKADIALIGLAVMGQNLIMNMNDHGFVVCAYNRTVSKVHDFLQNEAKGSKVIGAESLEDMVSKLKKPRRIILLVKAGQAVDDFIDKLVPLLEAGDIIIDGGNSEYRDTTRRCKSLKEKGLLFVGSGVSGGEEGARYGPSLMPGGHKEAWPHIKDIFQSIAAKVGTGEACCDWVGDEGAGHFVKMVHNGIEYGDMQLICEAYHLMKDVLGMDHDEMAQAFDSWNKTELDSFLIEITANILKYRDTDGAHLLPKIRDSAGQKGTGKWTAISALEYGTPVTLIGEAVFARCLSSLKDERVQASRSLSGPQGVKFSGNKATFLEDIRKALYASKIISYAQGFMLLRQAAIEFGWSLNYGAIALMWRGGCIIRSVFLGKIKEAFDRDAELQNLLLDNFFCDAVQDCQESWRRTVGVGVQHGIPMPCFTTALSFYDGYRHDMLPANLLQAQRDYFGAHTYELLTKPGHFIHTNWTGHGGNVSSSSYNA; this comes from the exons ATGGCTAA AGCAGACATCGCACTGATTGGTCTGGCTGTCATGGGCCAGAACCTCATCATGAACATGAACGATCATGGCTTTGTG GTCTGTGCGTACAACCGAACCGTGTCCAAGGTGCACGACTTCCTGCAGAATGAGGCAAAGGGCTCCAAGGTGATCGGAGCTGAGTCTCTGGAGGACATGGTGTCTAAGCTGAAGAAGCCCAGGAGGATCATCCTGCTGGTCAAGGCTGGGCAGGCTGTGGACGACTTCATTGACAAACTG GTTCCTCTTCTAGAAGCTGGGGACATCATCATCGACGGCGGCAACTCTGAATACAGAGACACAACA CGTCGGTGTAAGAGTCTGAAAGAGAAGGGCTTGCTGTTTGTTGGGAGCGGAGTGAGTggtggagaggagggagcacgctACGGACCCTCACTCATGCCAGGAGGACATAAAGAGGCCTG GCCGCACATTAAAGACATCTTCCAGAGCATCGCTGCCAAGGTTGGAACAGGAGAGGCGTGTTGTGACTGG GTTGGAGATGAAGGTGCAGGTCATTTTGTAAAAATGGTCCATAATGGCATCGAGTATGGAGACATGCAGCTGATCTGTGAGGCCTACCACCTAATGAAGGATGTTCTGGGGATGGACCACGATGAGATGGCACAG GCTTTTGATAGCTGGAACAAGACGGAGCTGGACTCCTTCCTGATTGAGATCACAGCCAACATCCTTAAATACAGAGACACCGATGGCGCACATCTGCTGCCCAAAATCCGGGACAGCGCTGGACAGAAAGGCACGGGGAAGTGGACGGCCATTTCCGCCCTGGAGTACGGCACGCCCGTCACTTTGATTG gggaGGCCGTCTTCGCCAGATGCTTGTCGTCTTTGAAGGATGAGAGGGTTCAGGCCAGCCGCAGCCTCTCAGGACCGCAGGGGGTCAAATTCAGCGGCAACAAGGCTACGTTTCTGGAGGACATCAGAAAG GCCCTCTATGCCTCCAAGATCATTTCCTACGCTCAGGGCTTCATGCTGCTGCGGCAAGCGGCCATAGAGTTCGGCTGGTCGCTTAACTACGGCGCGATCGCTCTGATGTGGAGAGGAGGGTGCATCATCAGAAG CGTTTTCTTGGGTAAAATCAAAGAAGCGTTCGACAGAGACGCTGAGCTGCAGAACTTGTTGCTGGACAATTTCTTCTGTGATGCTGTGCAAGACTGTCAG GAGTCCTGGCGCAGAACGGTTGGTGTGGGAGTGCAGCACGGCATCCCGATGCCCTGCTTCACCACAGCTCTGTCCTTCTACGACGGTTACAGACACGACATGCTTCCTGCCAACCTGCTGCAG GCCCAGAGGGACTATTTTGGTGCTCACACATACGAGCTGCTAACTAAACCCGGACATTTCATCCACACCAACTGGACGGGCCATGGTGGAAACGTCTCCTCTTCCTCCTACAACGCTTAA
- the tardbpa gene encoding TAR DNA binding protein, like isoform X4 → MSELYIRVAEDENEEPMEIPSEDDGTVLLSSVAAQFPGACGLRYRNPESQCMRGVRLVEGVLHAPESNWGNLVYVVNYPKDNKRKMDEIDAASAVKVKRGFQKTSDLIVLGLPWKTSEQDLKDYFSTFGEVIMVQVKRDAKTGNSKGFGFVRFTDYETQTKVIAQRHMIDGRWCDCKLPNSKACPDEPMRSRKIFVGRCTEDMTTDDLRQYFMQYGEVTDVFIPKPFRAFAFVTFADDQVAQALCGEDLIIKGVSVHISNAEPKHNNTHHLFHNFPGGIASLAAMFGRSQYQYPSSHV, encoded by the exons ATGTCAGAACTGTACATTCGGGTGGCTGAGGATGAAAACGAGGAGCCCATGGAGATCCCCTCGGAAGATGATGGGACTGTGTTGTTATCATCGGTGGCAGCTCAGTTTCCAGGGGCTTGCGGTCTGCGATACAGAAACCCAGAGTCACAGTGCATGAGGGGGGTTCGGCTTGTCGAGGGGGTCCTCCACGCACCCGAGAGCAACTGGGGAAACCTGGTCTATGTCGTCAATTATCCCAAAG ATAATAAAAGGAAGATGGACGAAATAGATGCTGCCTCAGCTGTGAAAGTCAAAAGGGGCTTTCAGAAGACATCAGATCTTATTGTCCTCGGGTTGCCTTGGAAAACATCCGAACAGGACCTGAAAGATTATTTTAGTACATTTGGGGAGGTCATCATGGTGCAG GTGAAAAGAGATGCAAAGACTGGGAACTCCAAAGGCTTTGGCTTTGTCCGCTTCACTGACTATGAGACACAAACTAAAGTTATTGCTCAAAGACACATGATTGATGGACGATGGTGTGACTGCAAACTTCCAAATTCAAAG GCATGTCCCGATGAGCCCATGCGGAGCCGTAAAATCTTTGTTGGTCGCTGCACGGAGGACATGACAACTGATGATCTGAGGCAGTACTTTATGCAGTACGGTGAAGTCACTGATGTCTTCATTCCCAAACCGTTCCGGGCTTTTGCATTCGTCACATTTGCTGATGATCAG GTTGCCCAGGCTCTGTGTGGAGAAGACTTGATTATCAAGGGAGTCAGCGTGCACATCTCCAACGCTGAGCCCAAACACAACAATA CTCACCACCTCTTTCACAATTTCCCGGGAGGAATCGCATCATTGGCAGCAATGTTCGGCAGATCTCAGTATCAGTACCCCTCCTCCCATGTGTAA
- the tardbpa gene encoding TAR DNA binding protein, like isoform X3, whose product MSELYIRVAEDENEEPMEIPSEDDGTVLLSSVAAQFPGACGLRYRNPESQCMRGVRLVEGVLHAPESNWGNLVYVVNYPKDNKRKMDEIDAASAVKVKRGFQKTSDLIVLGLPWKTSEQDLKDYFSTFGEVIMVQVKRDAKTGNSKGFGFVRFTDYETQTKVIAQRHMIDGRWCDCKLPNSKAYMYSQACPDEPMRSRKIFVGRCTEDMTTDDLRQYFMQYGEVTDVFIPKPFRAFAFVTFADDQVAQALCGEDLIIKGVSVHISNAEPKHNNTHHLFHNFPGGIASLAAMFGRSQYQYPSSHV is encoded by the exons ATGTCAGAACTGTACATTCGGGTGGCTGAGGATGAAAACGAGGAGCCCATGGAGATCCCCTCGGAAGATGATGGGACTGTGTTGTTATCATCGGTGGCAGCTCAGTTTCCAGGGGCTTGCGGTCTGCGATACAGAAACCCAGAGTCACAGTGCATGAGGGGGGTTCGGCTTGTCGAGGGGGTCCTCCACGCACCCGAGAGCAACTGGGGAAACCTGGTCTATGTCGTCAATTATCCCAAAG ATAATAAAAGGAAGATGGACGAAATAGATGCTGCCTCAGCTGTGAAAGTCAAAAGGGGCTTTCAGAAGACATCAGATCTTATTGTCCTCGGGTTGCCTTGGAAAACATCCGAACAGGACCTGAAAGATTATTTTAGTACATTTGGGGAGGTCATCATGGTGCAG GTGAAAAGAGATGCAAAGACTGGGAACTCCAAAGGCTTTGGCTTTGTCCGCTTCACTGACTATGAGACACAAACTAAAGTTATTGCTCAAAGACACATGATTGATGGACGATGGTGTGACTGCAAACTTCCAAATTCAAAG GCCTATATGTACTCTCAGGCATGTCCCGATGAGCCCATGCGGAGCCGTAAAATCTTTGTTGGTCGCTGCACGGAGGACATGACAACTGATGATCTGAGGCAGTACTTTATGCAGTACGGTGAAGTCACTGATGTCTTCATTCCCAAACCGTTCCGGGCTTTTGCATTCGTCACATTTGCTGATGATCAG GTTGCCCAGGCTCTGTGTGGAGAAGACTTGATTATCAAGGGAGTCAGCGTGCACATCTCCAACGCTGAGCCCAAACACAACAATA CTCACCACCTCTTTCACAATTTCCCGGGAGGAATCGCATCATTGGCAGCAATGTTCGGCAGATCTCAGTATCAGTACCCCTCCTCCCATGTGTAA
- the tardbpa gene encoding TAR DNA binding protein, like isoform X2 — protein sequence MSELYIRVAEDENEEPMEIPSEDDGTVLLSSVAAQFPGACGLRYRNPESQCMRGVRLVEGVLHAPESNWGNLVYVVNYPKDNKRKMDEIDAASAVKVKRGFQKTSDLIVLGLPWKTSEQDLKDYFSTFGEVIMVQVKRDAKTGNSKGFGFVRFTDYETQTKVIAQRHMIDGRWCDCKLPNSKACPDEPMRSRKIFVGRCTEDMTTDDLRQYFMQYGEVTDVFIPKPFRAFAFVTFADDQVAQALCGEDLIIKGVSVHISNAEPKHNNSRQMMDRGRFGAGGFSQGYGSSRGGLSSSSGGVNFGALGLNPAMVAAAQAALQSSWGMMGMLANQQGLTTTAATASTTRDQTYSSASTSYSSPSSASLGWPAGTNTASSSGFSSGFGTSMDSTKSSSWGM from the exons ATGTCAGAACTGTACATTCGGGTGGCTGAGGATGAAAACGAGGAGCCCATGGAGATCCCCTCGGAAGATGATGGGACTGTGTTGTTATCATCGGTGGCAGCTCAGTTTCCAGGGGCTTGCGGTCTGCGATACAGAAACCCAGAGTCACAGTGCATGAGGGGGGTTCGGCTTGTCGAGGGGGTCCTCCACGCACCCGAGAGCAACTGGGGAAACCTGGTCTATGTCGTCAATTATCCCAAAG ATAATAAAAGGAAGATGGACGAAATAGATGCTGCCTCAGCTGTGAAAGTCAAAAGGGGCTTTCAGAAGACATCAGATCTTATTGTCCTCGGGTTGCCTTGGAAAACATCCGAACAGGACCTGAAAGATTATTTTAGTACATTTGGGGAGGTCATCATGGTGCAG GTGAAAAGAGATGCAAAGACTGGGAACTCCAAAGGCTTTGGCTTTGTCCGCTTCACTGACTATGAGACACAAACTAAAGTTATTGCTCAAAGACACATGATTGATGGACGATGGTGTGACTGCAAACTTCCAAATTCAAAG GCATGTCCCGATGAGCCCATGCGGAGCCGTAAAATCTTTGTTGGTCGCTGCACGGAGGACATGACAACTGATGATCTGAGGCAGTACTTTATGCAGTACGGTGAAGTCACTGATGTCTTCATTCCCAAACCGTTCCGGGCTTTTGCATTCGTCACATTTGCTGATGATCAG GTTGCCCAGGCTCTGTGTGGAGAAGACTTGATTATCAAGGGAGTCAGCGTGCACATCTCCAACGCTGAGCCCAAACACAACAATAGTAGGCAAATGATGGATCGAGGGCGGTTTGGGGCTGGTGGGTTCAGTCAGGGTTATGGCAGTAGTCGTGGTGGGCTAAGCAGTAGTAGTGGAGGGGTTAACTTTGGGGCTCTGGGTCTTAATCCAGCCATGGTGGCAGCTGCCCAGGCAGCCTTGCAGAGCAGTTGGGGAATGATGGGCATGCTGGCTAACCAGCAGGGCCTGACCACAACAGCAgccacagcctctacaaccagagATCAGACCTATAGCTCTGCCAGCACCAGTTACAGCAGCCCCAGCTCAGCTAGTCTTGGATGGCCTGCAGGCACTAACACGGCCTCCAGCAGTGGCTTTAGCTCTGGCTTTGGCACATCTATGGATTCTACTAAGTCCTCTAGTTGGGGAATGTAG
- the tardbpa gene encoding TAR DNA binding protein, like isoform X1, which translates to MSELYIRVAEDENEEPMEIPSEDDGTVLLSSVAAQFPGACGLRYRNPESQCMRGVRLVEGVLHAPESNWGNLVYVVNYPKDNKRKMDEIDAASAVKVKRGFQKTSDLIVLGLPWKTSEQDLKDYFSTFGEVIMVQVKRDAKTGNSKGFGFVRFTDYETQTKVIAQRHMIDGRWCDCKLPNSKAYMYSQACPDEPMRSRKIFVGRCTEDMTTDDLRQYFMQYGEVTDVFIPKPFRAFAFVTFADDQVAQALCGEDLIIKGVSVHISNAEPKHNNSRQMMDRGRFGAGGFSQGYGSSRGGLSSSSGGVNFGALGLNPAMVAAAQAALQSSWGMMGMLANQQGLTTTAATASTTRDQTYSSASTSYSSPSSASLGWPAGTNTASSSGFSSGFGTSMDSTKSSSWGM; encoded by the exons ATGTCAGAACTGTACATTCGGGTGGCTGAGGATGAAAACGAGGAGCCCATGGAGATCCCCTCGGAAGATGATGGGACTGTGTTGTTATCATCGGTGGCAGCTCAGTTTCCAGGGGCTTGCGGTCTGCGATACAGAAACCCAGAGTCACAGTGCATGAGGGGGGTTCGGCTTGTCGAGGGGGTCCTCCACGCACCCGAGAGCAACTGGGGAAACCTGGTCTATGTCGTCAATTATCCCAAAG ATAATAAAAGGAAGATGGACGAAATAGATGCTGCCTCAGCTGTGAAAGTCAAAAGGGGCTTTCAGAAGACATCAGATCTTATTGTCCTCGGGTTGCCTTGGAAAACATCCGAACAGGACCTGAAAGATTATTTTAGTACATTTGGGGAGGTCATCATGGTGCAG GTGAAAAGAGATGCAAAGACTGGGAACTCCAAAGGCTTTGGCTTTGTCCGCTTCACTGACTATGAGACACAAACTAAAGTTATTGCTCAAAGACACATGATTGATGGACGATGGTGTGACTGCAAACTTCCAAATTCAAAG GCCTATATGTACTCTCAGGCATGTCCCGATGAGCCCATGCGGAGCCGTAAAATCTTTGTTGGTCGCTGCACGGAGGACATGACAACTGATGATCTGAGGCAGTACTTTATGCAGTACGGTGAAGTCACTGATGTCTTCATTCCCAAACCGTTCCGGGCTTTTGCATTCGTCACATTTGCTGATGATCAG GTTGCCCAGGCTCTGTGTGGAGAAGACTTGATTATCAAGGGAGTCAGCGTGCACATCTCCAACGCTGAGCCCAAACACAACAATAGTAGGCAAATGATGGATCGAGGGCGGTTTGGGGCTGGTGGGTTCAGTCAGGGTTATGGCAGTAGTCGTGGTGGGCTAAGCAGTAGTAGTGGAGGGGTTAACTTTGGGGCTCTGGGTCTTAATCCAGCCATGGTGGCAGCTGCCCAGGCAGCCTTGCAGAGCAGTTGGGGAATGATGGGCATGCTGGCTAACCAGCAGGGCCTGACCACAACAGCAgccacagcctctacaaccagagATCAGACCTATAGCTCTGCCAGCACCAGTTACAGCAGCCCCAGCTCAGCTAGTCTTGGATGGCCTGCAGGCACTAACACGGCCTCCAGCAGTGGCTTTAGCTCTGGCTTTGGCACATCTATGGATTCTACTAAGTCCTCTAGTTGGGGAATGTAG